The following are encoded in a window of Rosa chinensis cultivar Old Blush chromosome 4, RchiOBHm-V2, whole genome shotgun sequence genomic DNA:
- the LOC112196141 gene encoding uncharacterized protein LOC112196141 isoform X3: protein MANLNLEKDVSGVLRSFSDSPPTHYSVEIQFFSLLIEKYSEDGYESKEFEAGGYKWKLVFHPNGNKKKNVKDHISLYLAIAGTDSLDSSWEVYVDFRLFLLDQNKGNYLVFEGFDKLIPLEDFTDVSNGFLVDDTCVFGAEVFVCKERRTGKGECLARMKEASVCKHVWKVEKFSSLGAEFYDSEPFTAGDYNWKIKLYPDGCGEGKGSHLSLFLELASPITLPPGSGLFVEYRFRILDQIHHQQHPSSGKDWFRGSTPAWGWLQFIEQETFRQADKGFLKNDACIVEAEVTVHGISKAL, encoded by the exons ATGGCCAACCTTAACTTGGAAAAAGATG TTTCAGGGGTTTTGAGATCGTTTTCAGATTCACCGCCAACTCATTACTCCGTAGAAATACAGTTTTTTTCGTTGCTGATTGAAAAGTACTCAGAGGATGGATATGAATCGAAGGAGTTTGAAGCTGGAGGGTACAAATG GAAACTGGTGTTTCACCCAAAtggaaacaaaaagaagaatgtAAAAGACCACATCTCCCTCTACTTGGCAATAGCTGGAACAGATTCACTAGATAGTAGTTGGGAAGTATATGTTGATTTCAGATTGTTTCTGCTTGATCAGAATAAGGGAAACTACTTGGTTTTTGAAG GTTTCGATAAACTTATCCCTCTTGAAGATTTTACTGATGTTTCCAATGGATTTCTAGTGGACGACACATGTGTGTTTGGAGCCGAGGTCTTTGTTtgtaaagaaagaagaacaggCAAAGGCGAGTGCCTAGCAAGGATGAAGGAAGCCTCTGTATGCAAACATGTTTGGAAAGTTGAGAAATTTTCATCTTTAGGTGCTGAATTTTATGACTCTGAACCGTTCACTGCTGGGGACTATAATTG GAAGATAAAGCTGTATCCTGATGGATGTGGTGAAGGCAAGGGTAGTCatctttctctgtttttggaattGGCTAGTCCCATAACCCTCCCCCCTGGCTCTGGACTATTTGTGGAGTATAGATTTCGCATCCTAGATCAAATTCATCATCAGCAGCATCCTTCTAGTG GTAAGGACTGGTTCCGTGGCAGTACTCCAGCTTGGGGTTGGCTTCAATTCATTGAACAAGAAACTTTCAGGCAGGCAGACAAGGGGTTTTTGAAGAATGATGCTTGCATAGTGGAAGCAGAGGTGACCGTCCATGGAATTTCTAAAGCACTATAG
- the LOC112199517 gene encoding MATH domain and coiled-coil domain-containing protein At3g58210, with the protein MASSKVVSRLSSRSSQSLGHNLIKTWTDSSKFSSLKSSFHSEACTTVRPVAPTSRLSVELSSIRSMMPLQSSAALARWISFCSDSRELVPQGPLVSRSSSANPPKHFSMKVESFSLLQKTMDRYESKEFEAGGYKWKLMLHPKGTSTRSDYLSLFLVLDNPAVLPPGSEVFAEFTLRILDLNCGKHHSLKSEQWFSASSWSWGWDEFLTQKAKFFKKDQCIVEAEITVKGISS; encoded by the exons ATGGCTTCCTCAAAGGTTGTTTCTAGGTTATCGTCCCGATCATCACAAAGCCTCGGGCACAATCTCATCAAGACATGGACGGACTCCTCCAAATTCTCTTCACTCAAATCGAGCTTTCACTCGGAGGCATGCACTACAGTTCGACCTGTTGCTCCGACCTCAAG GTTATCAGTAGAACTGAGCAGCATAAGATCAATGATGCCATTACAAAGTTCTGCGGCTCTGGCACGATGGATAAGTTTTTGCAGTGACAGCAGGGAATTAGTTCCTCAAG GCCCGCTAGTTTCACGCTCATCTTCGGCTAATCCTCCAAAACACTTCAGTATGAAAGTAGAGTCGTTTTCGTTACTACAGAAAACAATGGATAGATATGAATCAAAGGAGTTTGAGGCTGGAGGATACAAGTG GAAACTAATGCTGCATCCCAAGGGTACTAGCACCCGTAGTGATTATCTTTCTCTGTTCTTGGTATTGGATAATCCAGCTGTCCTTCCTCCTGGCTCTGAAGTATTTGCAGAGTTTACATTGCGAATTCTAGATCTGAACTGCGGCAAACATCATTCTCTTAAAA GTGAACAGTGGTTCAGTGCCTCGAGTTGGTCTTGGGGATGGGATGAGTTCCTTACACAGAAGGCCAAGTTTTTCAAGAAAGATCAATGCATTGTGGAGGCAGAAATCACTGTTAAAGGAATTTCTAGTTAA
- the LOC112196047 gene encoding signal recognition particle 19 kDa protein → MDKDLPSIKKWVVLYPVYINSKKTVAEGRRIALEKACENPTCAEIGDCCSHFKVPFAIEIDKAYPRDFFQRGRVRVLLKKEDGTPYNPAIATRKQLMLRVAELVPRHPGRTKKQEPASTSTAGPSKSGKHGKKKR, encoded by the exons ATGGACAAAGACCTCCCCAGTATCAAGAAATGGGTTGTGCTGTATCCAGTTTACATCAATTCTAAGAAAACTGTGGCTGAAGGGAGGAGAATAGCTCTTGAGAAAGCATGTGAGAATCCGACTTGTGCTGAGATTGGGGATTGCTGCAGCCATTTCAAAGTTCCATTTGCTATTGAG ATAGATAAGGCTTATCCACGTGATTTCTTTCAAAGAGGGCGAGTGAGGGTATTGCTCAAAAAGGAAGATGGAACTCCATATAATCCAGCCATTGCTACTA GGAAACAGCTGATGCTTCGAGTTGCTGAGTTGGTTCCTAGACATCCTGGTAGGACCAAGAAGCAGGAGCCAGCATCAACGTCTACTGCTGGGCCTTCCAAATCTGGGAAGCATGGGAAGAAAAAGAGATAG
- the LOC112196141 gene encoding BTB/POZ and MATH domain-containing protein 1 isoform X4, whose translation MANLNLEKDVSGVLRSFSDSPPTHYSVEIQFFSLLIEKYSEDGYESKEFEAGGYKWKLVFHPNGNKKKNVKDHISLYLAIAGTDSLDSSWEVYVDFRLFLLDQNKGNYLVFEVDDTCVFGAEVFVCKERRTGKGECLARMKEASVCKHVWKVEKFSSLGAEFYDSEPFTAGDYNWKIKLYPDGCGEGKGSHLSLFLELASPITLPPGSGLFVEYRFRILDQIHHQQHPSSGKDWFRGSTPAWGWLQFIEQETFRQADKGFLKNDACIVEAEVTVHGISKAL comes from the exons ATGGCCAACCTTAACTTGGAAAAAGATG TTTCAGGGGTTTTGAGATCGTTTTCAGATTCACCGCCAACTCATTACTCCGTAGAAATACAGTTTTTTTCGTTGCTGATTGAAAAGTACTCAGAGGATGGATATGAATCGAAGGAGTTTGAAGCTGGAGGGTACAAATG GAAACTGGTGTTTCACCCAAAtggaaacaaaaagaagaatgtAAAAGACCACATCTCCCTCTACTTGGCAATAGCTGGAACAGATTCACTAGATAGTAGTTGGGAAGTATATGTTGATTTCAGATTGTTTCTGCTTGATCAGAATAAGGGAAACTACTTGGTTTTTGAAG TGGACGACACATGTGTGTTTGGAGCCGAGGTCTTTGTTtgtaaagaaagaagaacaggCAAAGGCGAGTGCCTAGCAAGGATGAAGGAAGCCTCTGTATGCAAACATGTTTGGAAAGTTGAGAAATTTTCATCTTTAGGTGCTGAATTTTATGACTCTGAACCGTTCACTGCTGGGGACTATAATTG GAAGATAAAGCTGTATCCTGATGGATGTGGTGAAGGCAAGGGTAGTCatctttctctgtttttggaattGGCTAGTCCCATAACCCTCCCCCCTGGCTCTGGACTATTTGTGGAGTATAGATTTCGCATCCTAGATCAAATTCATCATCAGCAGCATCCTTCTAGTG GTAAGGACTGGTTCCGTGGCAGTACTCCAGCTTGGGGTTGGCTTCAATTCATTGAACAAGAAACTTTCAGGCAGGCAGACAAGGGGTTTTTGAAGAATGATGCTTGCATAGTGGAAGCAGAGGTGACCGTCCATGGAATTTCTAAAGCACTATAG
- the LOC112196046 gene encoding mediator of RNA polymerase II transcription subunit 21: MDAISQLQEQVNKIATIAFTTIGTLQRDAPPVRISPNYPESESAPPPNPNPNLTDDATDFAMQPKLMSADLVKAAKQFDALVSALPLSEGGEEAQMKRIAELQAENSLVGQQLEKQLEAAERELEEVRELFGQAADHCLNLKKPE; the protein is encoded by the exons ATGGACGCAATCAGCCAATTACAAGAACAGGTGAACAAAATCGCGACCATTGCTTTCACCACCATCGGAACCCTACAGAGGGACGCTCCACCCGTCCGAATCTCCCCCAATTACCCCGAATCCGAGTCAGCACCGCCACCCAACCCGAACCCGAATCTGACTGACGATGCCACCGATTTCGCGATGCAGCCCAAGCTCATGAGCGCGGATCTAGTCAAAGCAGCCAAGCAG TTTGATGCATTGGTTTCGGCACTTCCGCTGTCGGAGGGAGGCGAGGAAGCTCAGATGAAGAGGATTGCGGAGCTTCAGGCCGAAAACAGCCTTGTAGGCCAACAACTTGAGAAGCAACTTGAAGCTGCAG AGAGAGAACTGGAAGAGGTCAGAGAGTTGTTTGGCCAAGCAGCAGATCACTGTTTGAACTTGAAGAAACCAGAATGA
- the LOC112200382 gene encoding ATP-citrate synthase alpha chain protein 3, with amino-acid sequence MPAHTTVNYIVNPNRLSSPPARDQTRPESVIGGPEMARKKIREYDSKRLLKQHLKRVAGIDLQINSAQVTEATDFTELANNETWLSSTRLVVKPDMLFGKRGKSGLVALNLDMAQVADFVKQRLGKEVEMGGCKAPITTFIVEPFMPHDQEFYLSIVSERLGSTISFSECGGIEIEENWDKVKTIFLPTEKSLTNEACAPLIATLPLEVKEKIGDFIKAVFTVFQDLDFSFLEMNPFTLVNGEPFPLDMRGELDDTAAFKNFNKWGNVEFPLPFGRVLSPTETFIHTLDEKTSASLKFTVLNPKGRIWTMVAGGGASVIYADTVGDLGYASELGNYAEYSGAPNEEEVLQYARVVIDCATANPDGRKRALLIGGGIANFTDVAATFNGIIRALKEKESKLKASRMHIYVRRGGPNYQTGLAKMRALGDELGVPLEVYGPEATMTGICKEAIDCVMSE; translated from the exons ATGCCAGCACACACTACTGTCAACTATATCGTCAATCCTAATCGACTTTCATCACCACCAGCCAGAGATCAGACCCGACCCGAGTCCGTGATCGGAGGACCCGAAATGGCGCGGAAGAAGATCAGAGAGTACGATTCGAAGAGACTGCTGAAGCAGCACTTGAAGCGAGTCGCCGGAATCGACCTCCAGATCAACTCGGCTCAGGTGACGGAGGCGACCGACTTCACCGAATTGGCCAACAACGAGACATGGCTGTCGTCGACCAGACTCGTCGTCAAGCCGGACATGCTGTTCGGGAAGCGCGGGAAGAGCGGCCTCGTCGCGCTCAATTTGGACATGGCTCAGGTCGCCGACTTCGTCAAGCAGCGTCTCGGTAAGGAG GTTGAGATGGGAGGGTGTAAGGCGCCTATAACGACGTTTATAGTGGAGCCGTTTATGCCTCATGACCAAGAGTTTTACCTCTCGATTGTATCCGAAAGGCTTGGAAGCACGATAAGCTTTTCGGAGTGCGGAGGTATTGAAATTGAAGAGAATTGGGACAAG GTCAAGACTATTTTTCTTCCAACCGAGAAGTCTCTGACGAATGAGGCTTGTGCTCCGCTGATTGCTACTCTTCCACTGGAG GTCAAGGAGAAAATTGGAGATTTCATAAAAGCCGTATTTACTGTATTTCAGG ATTTGGATTTTAGCTTCCTGGAAATGAACCCGTTTACCTTGGTTAATGGTGAACCTTTTCCATTAGATATGAGGGGGGAGCTAGATGACACTGCGGCTTTCAAGAACTTCAACAA ATGGGGTAATGTGGAGTTTCCACTGCCTTTTGGCAGAGTTTTAAGTCCAACAGAAACATTTATTCATACTTTGGATGAAAAG ACAAGTGCGTCCTTAAAATTCACAGTGCTGAATCCAAAAGGACGCATCTGGACCATGGTAGCTGGAGGTGGTGCAAGCGTTATTTATGCTGATACT GTTGGAGATTTGGGTTATGCATCAGAACTTGGAAACTATGCAGAGTATAGTGGAGCTCCAAATGAAGAAGAGGTGTTGCAATATGCAAGAGTAGTGATTGAT TGTGCAACAGCAAATCCAGATGGTCGTAAAAGAGCTCTTCTGATTGGAGGTGGTATAGCTAATTTCACAGATGTTGCTGCTACATTTAATGGAATTATTAGAGCGCTGAAGGAGAAG GAATCCAAGCTCAAAGCGTCgagaatgcatatatatgtaagAAGGGGTGGTCCAAACTATCAAACTGGTTTGGCAAAGATGCGTGCATTAGGAGATGAACTTGGTGTTCCTCTTGAG GTTTATGGGCCTGAGGCAACTATGACAGGAATTTGTAAGGAAGCAATTGATTGCGTCATGAGTGAATAA
- the LOC112196141 gene encoding uncharacterized protein LOC112196141 isoform X1, whose protein sequence is MANLNLEKDVSGVLRSFSDSPPTHYSVEIQFFSLLIEKYSEDGYESKEFEAGGYKWKLVFHPNGNKKKNVKDHISLYLAIAGTDSLDSSWEVYVDFRLFLLDQNKGNYLVFEDALIKKKCFHGAMRSAGFDKLIPLEDFTDVSNGFLVDDTCVFGAEVFVCKERRTGKGECLARMKEASVCKHVWKVEKFSSLGAEFYDSEPFTAGDYNWKIKLYPDGCGEGKGSHLSLFLELASPITLPPGSGLFVEYRFRILDQIHHQQHPSSGKDWFRGSTPAWGWLQFIEQETFRQADKGFLKNDACIVEAEVTVHGISKAL, encoded by the exons ATGGCCAACCTTAACTTGGAAAAAGATG TTTCAGGGGTTTTGAGATCGTTTTCAGATTCACCGCCAACTCATTACTCCGTAGAAATACAGTTTTTTTCGTTGCTGATTGAAAAGTACTCAGAGGATGGATATGAATCGAAGGAGTTTGAAGCTGGAGGGTACAAATG GAAACTGGTGTTTCACCCAAAtggaaacaaaaagaagaatgtAAAAGACCACATCTCCCTCTACTTGGCAATAGCTGGAACAGATTCACTAGATAGTAGTTGGGAAGTATATGTTGATTTCAGATTGTTTCTGCTTGATCAGAATAAGGGAAACTACTTGGTTTTTGAAG ATGCTTTAATAAAGAAGAAATGCTTTCATGGGGCAATGCGAAGTGCAGGTTTCGATAAACTTATCCCTCTTGAAGATTTTACTGATGTTTCCAATGGATTTCTAGTGGACGACACATGTGTGTTTGGAGCCGAGGTCTTTGTTtgtaaagaaagaagaacaggCAAAGGCGAGTGCCTAGCAAGGATGAAGGAAGCCTCTGTATGCAAACATGTTTGGAAAGTTGAGAAATTTTCATCTTTAGGTGCTGAATTTTATGACTCTGAACCGTTCACTGCTGGGGACTATAATTG GAAGATAAAGCTGTATCCTGATGGATGTGGTGAAGGCAAGGGTAGTCatctttctctgtttttggaattGGCTAGTCCCATAACCCTCCCCCCTGGCTCTGGACTATTTGTGGAGTATAGATTTCGCATCCTAGATCAAATTCATCATCAGCAGCATCCTTCTAGTG GTAAGGACTGGTTCCGTGGCAGTACTCCAGCTTGGGGTTGGCTTCAATTCATTGAACAAGAAACTTTCAGGCAGGCAGACAAGGGGTTTTTGAAGAATGATGCTTGCATAGTGGAAGCAGAGGTGACCGTCCATGGAATTTCTAAAGCACTATAG
- the LOC112196141 gene encoding uncharacterized protein LOC112196141 isoform X2, with protein MANLNLEKDGVLRSFSDSPPTHYSVEIQFFSLLIEKYSEDGYESKEFEAGGYKWKLVFHPNGNKKKNVKDHISLYLAIAGTDSLDSSWEVYVDFRLFLLDQNKGNYLVFEDALIKKKCFHGAMRSAGFDKLIPLEDFTDVSNGFLVDDTCVFGAEVFVCKERRTGKGECLARMKEASVCKHVWKVEKFSSLGAEFYDSEPFTAGDYNWKIKLYPDGCGEGKGSHLSLFLELASPITLPPGSGLFVEYRFRILDQIHHQQHPSSGKDWFRGSTPAWGWLQFIEQETFRQADKGFLKNDACIVEAEVTVHGISKAL; from the exons ATGGCCAACCTTAACTTGGAAAAAGATG GGGTTTTGAGATCGTTTTCAGATTCACCGCCAACTCATTACTCCGTAGAAATACAGTTTTTTTCGTTGCTGATTGAAAAGTACTCAGAGGATGGATATGAATCGAAGGAGTTTGAAGCTGGAGGGTACAAATG GAAACTGGTGTTTCACCCAAAtggaaacaaaaagaagaatgtAAAAGACCACATCTCCCTCTACTTGGCAATAGCTGGAACAGATTCACTAGATAGTAGTTGGGAAGTATATGTTGATTTCAGATTGTTTCTGCTTGATCAGAATAAGGGAAACTACTTGGTTTTTGAAG ATGCTTTAATAAAGAAGAAATGCTTTCATGGGGCAATGCGAAGTGCAGGTTTCGATAAACTTATCCCTCTTGAAGATTTTACTGATGTTTCCAATGGATTTCTAGTGGACGACACATGTGTGTTTGGAGCCGAGGTCTTTGTTtgtaaagaaagaagaacaggCAAAGGCGAGTGCCTAGCAAGGATGAAGGAAGCCTCTGTATGCAAACATGTTTGGAAAGTTGAGAAATTTTCATCTTTAGGTGCTGAATTTTATGACTCTGAACCGTTCACTGCTGGGGACTATAATTG GAAGATAAAGCTGTATCCTGATGGATGTGGTGAAGGCAAGGGTAGTCatctttctctgtttttggaattGGCTAGTCCCATAACCCTCCCCCCTGGCTCTGGACTATTTGTGGAGTATAGATTTCGCATCCTAGATCAAATTCATCATCAGCAGCATCCTTCTAGTG GTAAGGACTGGTTCCGTGGCAGTACTCCAGCTTGGGGTTGGCTTCAATTCATTGAACAAGAAACTTTCAGGCAGGCAGACAAGGGGTTTTTGAAGAATGATGCTTGCATAGTGGAAGCAGAGGTGACCGTCCATGGAATTTCTAAAGCACTATAG